From a region of the Candida albicans SC5314 chromosome 1, complete sequence genome:
- a CDS encoding uncharacterized protein (Protein of unknown function; substrate for Kex2 processing in vitro; repressed by alpha pheromone in SpiderM medium; Spider biofilm induced; Bcr1-repressed in a/a RPMI biofilms): MKLSTTTALAVLATATAISAAPEQQQQQESQFASKALTKREEQDIQELVQHINNYKTRRDAIDEEIMKRDYAIVTDVLAAINQSQLAPKILDYLVSNETFKPIVVNVTIATMKSGIISLQALLDALVSSNLAVNLVNDLISDCSLYVELFNAAKSVINDLASKVKGLISKGVSQLITRDETDIDALAPYVVTMEKRLDLDGVVDNLLDSLYKSGLATSVVKDILTNSDYIPFATDLIKAMIANNLIDLGNIVDAVKQSGLVTQLFQKLVNFGTVQTVAETAFAAYAGECQGSGAISGGSGSGSGSGSGSGSGTSTITTGGSSSGGSSGGSSHGSSAGPCKKRRRRRRRSNY; the protein is encoded by the coding sequence ATGAAATTATCTACAACTACTGCTTTAGCAGTTTTGGCCACTGCCACTGCAATTAGTGCTGCTccagaacaacaacaacaacaagaatcACAATTTGCTTCTAAAGCATTAACCAAAAGAGAAGAACAAGATATTCAAGAATTAGTTCAACACATTAACAACTATAAAACTAGAAGAGATGctattgatgaagaaatcatGAAAAGAGATTATGCTATTGTTACTGATGTATTAGCAGCTATTAATCAATCACAATTGGCTCCTAAAATTTTGGATTATTTGGTTAGTAATGAAACTTTCAAAccaattgttgttaatgTTACCATTGCCACAATGAAATCAGGGATTATTTCCTTACAAGCTCTTTTAGATGCTTTAGTTTCTTCTAATTTGGCAGTTAATCttgttaatgatttgattagtGATTGTTCATTATatgttgaattatttaatgcTGCTAAAAGTGTCATTAATGATCTTGCTTCTAAAGTTAAAGGTTTGATTTCTAAAGGTGTTAGTCAGTTGATTACTAGAGATGAAACTGATATTGATGCCTTGGCTCCATATGTTGTCACTATGGAAAAAAGACTTGATTTAGAtggtgttgttgataatttgttgGATTCTTTATATAAATCTGGTTTAGCTACTTCGGTTGTTAAAGATATTTTGACTAATTCTGATTATATTCCATTTGCTActgatttaattaaagcTATGATTgccaataatttaattgatcttggtaatattgttgatgcTGTCAAACAATCTGGTTTGGTTACTCAATTATTCCAAAAACTTGTAAACTTTGGTACCGTACAAACCGTTGCTGAAACTGCTTTTGCTGCTTATGCTGGTGAATGTCAAGGCTCTGGTGCAATCTCTGGTGGATCTGGATCAGGTTCCGGTTCCGGATCTGGATCTGGATCAGGTACTAGTACAATT